A single genomic interval of Antechinus flavipes isolate AdamAnt ecotype Samford, QLD, Australia chromosome 1, AdamAnt_v2, whole genome shotgun sequence harbors:
- the RAF1 gene encoding RAF proto-oncogene serine/threonine-protein kinase isoform X4 yields the protein MMANLQIPPKQVILSEFSCQTSKGLWKKTRLDWNTDAASLVGEELQVDFLDHVPLTTHNFARKTFLKLAFCDICQKFLLNGFRCQTCGYKFHEHCSTKVPTMCVDWSNIRQLLLFPNSNVGDSGVPALPPLTMRRMRESVSQIPISSQHRYSTPHAFTFSTSPPSSEGSLSQRQRSTSTPNVHMVSTTMPVDSRIIEDAIRSHSESASPSALSSSPNNLSPTGWSQSKTPVPAHRERAPGSSTQEKNKIRPRGQRDSSYYWEIEASEVMLSTRIGSGSFGTVYKGKWHGDVAVKILKVIDPTPEQLQAFRNEVAVLRKTRHVNILLFMGYMTKDNLAIVTQWCEGSSLYKHLHVQETKFQMFQLIDIARQTAQGMDYLHAKNIIHRDMKSNNIFLHEGLTVKIGDFGLATVKSRWSGSQQVEQPTGSILWMAPEVIRMQDNNPFSFQSDVYSYGIVLYELMTGELPYSHINNRDQIIFMVGRGYASPDLSKLYKNCPKAMKRLVADCVKKVKEERPLFPQILSSIELLQHSLPKINRSASEPSLHRAAHTEDINSCTLTSTRLPVF from the exons gAAAAAAACACGTTTAGATTGGAATACTGATGCAGCCTCTTTGGTGGGAGAAGAACTTCAAGTAGATTTTCTGGATCATGTTCCCCTCACAACACACAATTTT GCGCGAAAAACTTTCCTGAAGCTTGCCTTCTGTGATATTTGTCAGAAGTTCCTCCTGAATGGATTTCGATGTCAGACATGTGGCTACAAGTTCCATGAGCATTGTAGCACTAAGGTCCCCACCATGTGTGTGGATTGGAGTAATATCAGACAGCTCTT ATTGTTTCCAAATTCCAATGTTGGTGATAGTGGTGTACCAGCACTACCTCCTCTAACGATGCGTCGGATGCGAGAGTCTGTTTCCCAGATCCCCATTAG TTCCCAGCACAGGTATTCCACGCCCCATGCCTTCACGTTCAGCACATCGCCGCCATCTTCGGAGGGCTCCCTTTCCCAGAGGCAGAGGTCTACGTCCACCCCAAATGTCCACATGGTCAGCACCACCATGCCAGTGGACAGTCGGATTATAGAG gaTGCAATTCGAAGTCACAGTGAATCAG CCTCACCTTCAGCTTTGTCCAGTAGTCCAAACAACCTGAGTCCAACTGGCTGGTCTCAGTCCAAAACACCTGTTCCAGCACACAGAGAAAGAGCTCCGGGATCCagcacacaagaaaaaaataaaatt AGGCCACGTGGACAGAGGGATTCAAGCTATTACTGGGAAATAGAAGCCAGTGAGGTCATGTTATCAACCAGAATAGGGTCGGGATCCTTTGGGACAGTGTACAAGGGCAAATGGCATG GAGATGTTGCTGTGAAGATATTAAAAGTCATTGATCCAACCCCAGAACAGCTTCAGGCTTTCAGGAATGAAGTGGCTGTCTTAAG aaaaaccAGGCATGTTAACATTCTGTTGTTCATGGGTTATATGACTAAAGATAACCTGGCCATTGTGACACAGTGGTGTGAGGGGAGCAGTCTTTATAAACACCTCCATGTCCAGGAGACCAAATTTCAAATGTTCCAACTTATTGATATTGCCCGGCAGACAGCTCAAGGAATGGA ttaTTTACATGCAAAGAACATCATCCACAGGGACATGAAATCAAATA ATATATTTCTTCATGAAGGTTTGACAGTGAAAATAGGAGACTTTGGTTTGGCAACAGTAAAATCTAGATGGAGTGGCTCTCAACAAGTGGAACAGCCAACAGGTTCCATTCTCTGGATG GCTCCAGAAGTTATCCGCATGCAGGACAATAATCCATTCAGCTTTCAGTCGGATGTCTATTCTTATGGTATTGTGCTGTATGAGCTGATGACAGGAGAGCTACCATATTCACACATCAACAACCGAGATCAG ATTATATTTATGGTTGGTCGAGGATATGCATCTCCAGATCTCAGTAAGCTATACAAGAATTGCCCCAAAGCTATGAAGAGGCTGGTAGCAGATTGTGTGAAGAAAGTTAAGGAAGAAAGACCTCTTTTTCCACAA ATACTGTCTTCCATTGAGTTACTCCAACATTCTTTACCGAAAATCAACCGCAGTGCTTCCGAACCATCTCTACACCGTGCAGCCCATACAGAGGACATAAACTCATGCACATTGACATCCACAAGACTCCCAGTTTTCTAG
- the RAF1 gene encoding RAF proto-oncogene serine/threonine-protein kinase isoform X3, with translation MMANLQIPPKQVILSEFSCQTSKGLWKKTRLDWNTDAASLVGEELQVDFLDHVPLTTHNFARKTFLKLAFCDICQKFLLNGFRCQTCGYKFHEHCSTKVPTMCVDWSNIRQLLLFPNSNVGDSGVPALPPLTMRRMRESVSQIPISSQHRYSTPHAFTFSTSPPSSEGSLSQRQRSTSTPNVHMVSTTMPVDSRIIENSSVNTSPRAWCRRSCLRARDAIRSHSESASPSALSSSPNNLSPTGWSQSKTPVPAHRERAPGSSTQEKNKIRPRGQRDSSYYWEIEASEVMLSTRIGSGSFGTVYKGKWHGDVAVKILKVIDPTPEQLQAFRNEVAVLRKTRHVNILLFMGYMTKDNLAIVTQWCEGSSLYKHLHVQETKFQMFQLIDIARQTAQGMDYLHAKNIIHRDMKSNNIFLHEGLTVKIGDFGLATVKSRWSGSQQVEQPTGSILWMAPEVIRMQDNNPFSFQSDVYSYGIVLYELMTGELPYSHINNRDQIIFMVGRGYASPDLSKLYKNCPKAMKRLVADCVKKVKEERPLFPQILSSIELLQHSLPKINRSASEPSLHRAAHTEDINSCTLTSTRLPVF, from the exons gAAAAAAACACGTTTAGATTGGAATACTGATGCAGCCTCTTTGGTGGGAGAAGAACTTCAAGTAGATTTTCTGGATCATGTTCCCCTCACAACACACAATTTT GCGCGAAAAACTTTCCTGAAGCTTGCCTTCTGTGATATTTGTCAGAAGTTCCTCCTGAATGGATTTCGATGTCAGACATGTGGCTACAAGTTCCATGAGCATTGTAGCACTAAGGTCCCCACCATGTGTGTGGATTGGAGTAATATCAGACAGCTCTT ATTGTTTCCAAATTCCAATGTTGGTGATAGTGGTGTACCAGCACTACCTCCTCTAACGATGCGTCGGATGCGAGAGTCTGTTTCCCAGATCCCCATTAG TTCCCAGCACAGGTATTCCACGCCCCATGCCTTCACGTTCAGCACATCGCCGCCATCTTCGGAGGGCTCCCTTTCCCAGAGGCAGAGGTCTACGTCCACCCCAAATGTCCACATGGTCAGCACCACCATGCCAGTGGACAGTCGGATTATAGAG AATAGCAGCGTGAACACTTCTCCCAGGGCGTGGTGCAGACGGTCATGTTTGAGGGCAAGA gaTGCAATTCGAAGTCACAGTGAATCAG CCTCACCTTCAGCTTTGTCCAGTAGTCCAAACAACCTGAGTCCAACTGGCTGGTCTCAGTCCAAAACACCTGTTCCAGCACACAGAGAAAGAGCTCCGGGATCCagcacacaagaaaaaaataaaatt AGGCCACGTGGACAGAGGGATTCAAGCTATTACTGGGAAATAGAAGCCAGTGAGGTCATGTTATCAACCAGAATAGGGTCGGGATCCTTTGGGACAGTGTACAAGGGCAAATGGCATG GAGATGTTGCTGTGAAGATATTAAAAGTCATTGATCCAACCCCAGAACAGCTTCAGGCTTTCAGGAATGAAGTGGCTGTCTTAAG aaaaaccAGGCATGTTAACATTCTGTTGTTCATGGGTTATATGACTAAAGATAACCTGGCCATTGTGACACAGTGGTGTGAGGGGAGCAGTCTTTATAAACACCTCCATGTCCAGGAGACCAAATTTCAAATGTTCCAACTTATTGATATTGCCCGGCAGACAGCTCAAGGAATGGA ttaTTTACATGCAAAGAACATCATCCACAGGGACATGAAATCAAATA ATATATTTCTTCATGAAGGTTTGACAGTGAAAATAGGAGACTTTGGTTTGGCAACAGTAAAATCTAGATGGAGTGGCTCTCAACAAGTGGAACAGCCAACAGGTTCCATTCTCTGGATG GCTCCAGAAGTTATCCGCATGCAGGACAATAATCCATTCAGCTTTCAGTCGGATGTCTATTCTTATGGTATTGTGCTGTATGAGCTGATGACAGGAGAGCTACCATATTCACACATCAACAACCGAGATCAG ATTATATTTATGGTTGGTCGAGGATATGCATCTCCAGATCTCAGTAAGCTATACAAGAATTGCCCCAAAGCTATGAAGAGGCTGGTAGCAGATTGTGTGAAGAAAGTTAAGGAAGAAAGACCTCTTTTTCCACAA ATACTGTCTTCCATTGAGTTACTCCAACATTCTTTACCGAAAATCAACCGCAGTGCTTCCGAACCATCTCTACACCGTGCAGCCCATACAGAGGACATAAACTCATGCACATTGACATCCACAAGACTCCCAGTTTTCTAG